One Stratiformator vulcanicus genomic window, TGTTTGGTTACGACCCGCTGAAATACGAAATCGGCCGCGGTGTTCTCGAGGCGCTCGGGATCGATTTCGACCTCGGACCCAACGACGTCGCCATCCGCGGCAACTTTTGCACGGTCGACGAATCGGGGGTGATTACGGACCGCCGTGCCGGGAGAATCGCCTCCGATATCGGCGCAAAACTGTGTGAGAAGCTCGACAAGATCGAGCTCCCCGGCGTCGAGGTCTTCGTCAAGCCGGTCAAGGAGTACCGTCTCGTCATAGTGTTGCGCGGCGCCGGCCTCGGGGGGAACATCCCGGACACCGATCCCCAAAAGACCGGCGTCCCGCCTCACGATCCGAAGGCTGCCGATAGCGATTCCGAGAAAACCGCCGACCTGTTGCGGCAGTTCGTCGCCAAGGCAAAGGAGGTCCTCAAAGACGACGCTCCGGCGAACATGTTCACGATGCGTGGCATCGACAAAAAGCCGCCTGTGCCAACGTTCGAAGAAGTCTACGGAACGCGTGCCGCAGCGATTGCCGTCTATCCGATGTACCGCGGTCTCGCTCGCCTCGTCGGCATGGACGTACTCGATGCCGGGCAGACGCTCGACGACCAAATGGAGCGGCTCAAGGCGTCGTGGGACGATCACGATTTCTTCTTCGTTCACTTCAAATACACCGACAGCACCGGTGAAGACGGGAACTTCGACGCCAAGGTCGAAAAGACCGAGCAGGTCGATGGTTGCATCCCCGCAATCGAAGCCCTCGGCCCCGACGTGATTGTTGTCACGGGCGATCACAGCACGCCGAGCAAGATGAAAAGCCACTCCTGGCACCCCGTCCCGACACTCCTCGCTGCCGAAAACTGC contains:
- a CDS encoding 2,3-bisphosphoglycerate-independent phosphoglycerate mutase, producing the protein MSNHQDVIRRLQRANDSKIVLLVADGLGGLPKEPGGKTELETAKTPNLDKLTKRGVCGLSHPVFPGIAPGSGPGHLGLFGYDPLKYEIGRGVLEALGIDFDLGPNDVAIRGNFCTVDESGVITDRRAGRIASDIGAKLCEKLDKIELPGVEVFVKPVKEYRLVIVLRGAGLGGNIPDTDPQKTGVPPHDPKAADSDSEKTADLLRQFVAKAKEVLKDDAPANMFTMRGIDKKPPVPTFEEVYGTRAAAIAVYPMYRGLARLVGMDVLDAGQTLDDQMERLKASWDDHDFFFVHFKYTDSTGEDGNFDAKVEKTEQVDGCIPAIEALGPDVIVVTGDHSTPSKMKSHSWHPVPTLLAAENCRFDAVDTFGEANCLAGGLGQFEAKYLMPMAMAHAGRLEKFGA